The following is a genomic window from Moorella sp. Hama-1.
TACCATTCTTACCCCCAGGTCCGCCAGGAATATTAAGATGGTGGTCAATAAAGTACCGGGAGGTAACGACAACTTTTACAGTGAAACCGACAAGGGTTGGGCCCCATCCTTCAAGCTAGGGGCGAGAAAGTCGGCCCTGGCCAACCTGCCGGATGATGAGTCACGTTTTCCAGTTGCTACATGGCTGAAAGGCATGTTGATGGAAGGGATCCAAAGAATGGTCCTGAACAGCATGTTGATGCGCAAACCCAGCCCACCCGGTCAGCCAAGGAATTTTCGTCCTGATGGTTCCAACCTGCCCTGGGTAATTGATAACCTGGCGAAAAGCGCTCCCAATCTGTTCCAGGATTGGATCATGCACTTGCGGACGGCTTTGCCCGACCTGGAAGACATCAAGACCATTGAACGACCGGAAGACCGCCATCGGTATCTGGTTGTGCGATATCGGGGTGGATTGGAGGTTCCCTCCTGGATGGTATCCGATGGTACCTTGCGGCTGCTGGCCTTGACCCTCCCGGCATATATCCCGGATTTGTCGGGTATTTTTCTGATTGAGGAACCAGAAAATGGCATTCACCCCCGGGCCATTGAAACAGTCTTTCAATCTTTATCTTCAGTTTATAGCGCGCAAGTCCTTTTAGCCACGCATTCTCCGGTGATCTTGAGTGTGGCAGAGCCTGAGCAGGTTCTTTGCTTTGCCAAAACCGATCAAGGGGAAACGTCTGTTGTACGTGGGACGGAACACCCGGCCCTCAAAGAGTGGCGCGGCGAGACCAACCTGGGGGTGTTATTTGCCGGGGGGGTGCTAGGGTGACAGTGACCAGTACCTTTCAATATGACCTGGCTATACTTGTACCGGATAAGAATATGGAAGCAGCGGTAAAGGGTATCTTATCTCGTCCCCGGGCTCTGGGTATTAGAGATATCGCTTTTCGGGTCTACACCCATATGGAACATGATCCTGGATGCTATCACCGTGGCCATGATTTCCTGAGGTCCATGGTGAAAAGCCATCACTATGCTCTCATAGTTTTTGACAGGATGGGTTGCGGCCGGGAGGCTATGAATCGAAGGGACATCGAGAAAGTAGTCGAAAACAATTTGGTCAGCGGTGGATGGGATAATCGTGCAGCAGCGGTTGTTATTGATCCAGAACTGGAAGTTTGGGTCTGGAGCAACTCACCGGAAGTGGCAAACACCCTTGGCTGGCCTTCGGATATGCCAGATCTGAAGGACTGGCTAAAGACCAAAGGATATTGGACAGATAATAGTATTAAGCCTTCTGACCCGAAACTTGCTTTTGAACAGGTCCTATATCAGACTAGAAAACCGCGCTCGTCGGCTATCTATGAGCAACTGGGTCGGAGGGTCAGTTTTCAACGTTGTACGGACCCTGCTTTTGGAAAGTTTAAAAGAACCTTGCAAAGATGGTTCGGAAGGTAAGAAGCCGGTACTGGAAGCACAAAAAACTTTCTGAAGTTAGGGTTGTTCTGGTTGAATCAGCTGGTTATAATAAACCTGAAATCGGCAAGTAAAAATTTGTATGAAGAAGAAACGTACCAAAACCCTGTTAATATACCATTGATTGCCAGAAATTAATAAGAATCACCTTTTCAATCACTCACTTGAAGAATGGTAGCCTGAAAAATGGGTAACATCATCTAACCCCTGATTGACAGGGATTTTTAAGAAAGCGGTGCTTACTGTTGGCAGCTAAAGTTTAACCTTGGTTAAAGAAATACCTTTTCAGCATCGTAACGGATAAAGCTTCTCGACTACCACATACAAGAACTTTTCGAGGTTCGTTTTAATTGCGTTTACTACCATTCCCAACCATTTATTAGCCGCCAGGCGAATATGCCGGTAGCGGCCGTTACCGACAATGTTGCCTGGTATACAGAGGATTTTATGCCTGATGGTTTCCGCCTGGTATCTTTTGATGGCCTCAGGCAAGGTCACTTCTTTAAACCAGAGCAATAGATTGTAGGCAATTGCCTTGACCAGCATATAGGCTTCGTTACGTAAGAAGGTATGCTGGCTGGCTTCTTCGACCGCAAAACCATCTTTTAGTTCTTCGATCCATAGTTCACAGGTTCCTCGCTGATTGTAGAAGCGCCACACCTCGATGGTCGGCATATCTTCGGCCGGGATGTTAGTAACAATGGCCTGGTACTTGTAAAAATCGGGATGCTGGATATAGAGTTGCCCAGTTACCGGCTCTAAATCCTGGCGGATGAAAACAAAACGCCTGGCTTTAGCCCACTTGGGCAAGGGAATGGTTAATTCGGCGACGCTGTAGACGTCATCTATTCTTTGCCACAGGTTTTCACGGTCAAGATAAGCAATGACTTTTTGCAGTCCCCCACGCAAAGGGGCCTTGCAGACATAGAGGTAAGTCTGTTCCTCGAAGTAATCGAAGTTTTTTCGTCAAAGAAACCTTTATCCAGGCGTACTCCCTTTAAAACGTAATTCCTTGGCAATCTCTGCTCCGTATCCTGAAAGAAGTTTAGAAAACCACCGTTGCTATGGATTTTACCATTATAGGCCTTGAGATTAAGCAGTTCAGCGGTTTCGGCTATAAAGGCGACTTTAGCCTTCAGGGAAGGGCGGCCATGATAACGGGGATTGTAGCCTATCGCCCCGCCTTCCTGGGAACCATGCAAAGTGATAACGGTGTCGTCAATATCTAACCATATCTCCCTGGGTGGTACTGTTTTAGAGCGCATTTCCCGTAGCTGCTGATCAATAGAGCGTAGCTCTTCCAGGGAATTTTCCTGCATGGCAGCCAGCAGACGCCTAAAACCCGTTTCCTCAGGGAAATCGTCAATACCCTTGATTTTAGCGTAACCCTGTTCATTCCTTATACACTGCGTATGTTCAAAGCGGGATAACCCTAATATCTGGGCATCGATCAGAAAATCCAGCATTTCCGGGGGCTGATATTTACTGTTAGGCGCTTTGCGCATCGTTAAGGTGTTACGGATTATGTTCTTAAAACCTATGGCCTGCTTAAAGGCTTCTATCAGACCAAAATTAGCAAACCTGGTGACTGTATGGTTATCAAAGGTTGTTGGCAGGTTATAACGGCTAATTTTCTTCTGTAATCGGCG
Proteins encoded in this region:
- the mads3 gene encoding methylation-associated defense system AAA family ATPase MAD3 encodes the protein MIHAIEALNFRCLHYVRQQLRSFNVLVGPNASGKTTFLDTVAFLGDLLSNGLEAAVQQRTSNFRDLVWLQGERPLEIAVNFIIPEKRRRLTLYKDYDVCRYEISVGLDGDTGEISISGEKVLLKKLEPATPLQLEFFPMQPPIPDTILTPRSARNIKMVVNKVPGGNDNFYSETDKGWAPSFKLGARKSALANLPDDESRFPVATWLKGMLMEGIQRMVLNSMLMRKPSPPGQPRNFRPDGSNLPWVIDNLAKSAPNLFQDWIMHLRTALPDLEDIKTIERPEDRHRYLVVRYRGGLEVPSWMVSDGTLRLLALTLPAYIPDLSGIFLIEEPENGIHPRAIETVFQSLSSVYSAQVLLATHSPVILSVAEPEQVLCFAKTDQGETSVVRGTEHPALKEWRGETNLGVLFAGGVLG
- the mads4 gene encoding methylation-associated defense system protein MAD4, translating into MTVTSTFQYDLAILVPDKNMEAAVKGILSRPRALGIRDIAFRVYTHMEHDPGCYHRGHDFLRSMVKSHHYALIVFDRMGCGREAMNRRDIEKVVENNLVSGGWDNRAAAVVIDPELEVWVWSNSPEVANTLGWPSDMPDLKDWLKTKGYWTDNSIKPSDPKLAFEQVLYQTRKPRSSAIYEQLGRRVSFQRCTDPAFGKFKRTLQRWFGR
- a CDS encoding transposase, with product MRGGLQKVIAYLDRENLWQRIDDVYSVAELTIPLPKWAKARRFVFIRQDLEPVTGQLYIQHPDFYKYQAIVTNIPAEDMPTIEVWRFYNQRGTCELWIEELKDGFAVEEASQHTFLRNEAYMLVKAIAYNLLLWFKEVTLPEAIKRYQAETIRHKILCIPGNIVGNGRYRHIRLAANKWLGMVVNAIKTNLEKFLYVVVEKLYPLRC
- a CDS encoding transposase; translation: MMVQQESSHRQAPPLLRSERRKIELEKRRLQKKISRYNLPTTFDNHTVTRFANFGLIEAFKQAIGFKNIIRNTLTMRKAPNSKYQPPEMLDFLIDAQILGLSRFEHTQCIRNEQGYAKIKGIDDFPEETGFRRLLAAMQENSLEELRSIDQQLREMRSKTVPPREIWLDIDDTVITLHGSQEGGAIGYNPRYHGRPSLKAKVAFIAETAELLNLKAYNGKIHSNGGFLNFFQDTEQRLPRNYVLKGVRLDKGFFDEKTSITSRNRLTSMSARPLCVGDCKKSLLILTVKTCGKE